A DNA window from Hordeum vulgare subsp. vulgare chromosome 1H, MorexV3_pseudomolecules_assembly, whole genome shotgun sequence contains the following coding sequences:
- the LOC123421584 gene encoding aspartic proteinase-like — protein MILEMLVAQTRPQKVCSQIGLCVFDGSQSVSNQIESVVNKKEKRGSDLLCTACEMTVVWIQNQLRKNQTEELILQYANQVSITSIF, from the exons ATGATCCTCGAGATGCTTGTAGCACAG ACAAGGCCACAGAAAGTGTGCAGTCAGATCGGTCTGTGTGTATTTGATGGTAGTCAATCTGTCAG TAACCAAATTGAATCTGTCGTTAATAAGAAAGAGAAGCGAGGCTCTGATCTTCTCTGCACGGCTTGTGAGATGACTGTTGTCTGGATACAGAATCAGCTCCGTAAAAACCAAACGGAAGAGCTCATCTTGCAGTATGCGAATCAGGTCAGTATCACCAGTATTTTCTGA